From a region of the Triticum aestivum cultivar Chinese Spring chromosome 7D, IWGSC CS RefSeq v2.1, whole genome shotgun sequence genome:
- the LOC123169994 gene encoding uncharacterized protein, translated as METRSGRRLSSPPPPHVACHGRGPRDADLIGALPDDILLLVLVRLRCVRAAARTGLLSRRWRGLWTYLPDLTFRGVPPAKVESALASFAASPAVSLLDICIRVGHTAAQANSLLRAAAIVSPAELFFDFPGSSKLVLSHMDRIELPCFDRTISIKLETWLCVMPPPAGEFTALERLSLKACILDLGTFTPQSAGEFPALKTLALDGNIVDLGTFLNRCPRLRNISITFHGVEPDSHKPALATLEAVAAHGGVSVSLLGIHLCSAHGTDATLLRAAARLSPQELVFTHLIDTLYDQKYRDVDLPCFPNAVSIKIKLYQICFTRLLGGKFSKLDSMILKKCIINDLSTLVSLCPCLRVLKVKAAMSKCEITIHSTSLQELVLDYYTECRGVDIVTPMLKQLTMDFEADKDINVFISAPMLENVSLERSYTGLPIVFGFWHLHSLSLDRQRFVTNNHALYVFMYALVCLLPCSIYLIYWLNWFYV; from the coding sequence ATGGAAACGAGATCGGGGCGTCGCctcagctcgcctccgccgccgcatgTAGCTTGCCACGGCCGTGGTCCACGAGATGCCGACCTAATCGGCGCCCTCCCCGATGATATCCTCCTCCTGGTGCTGGTGCGCTTACGCTGCGTCCGCGCCGCCGCGCGCACTGGGCTCCTCTCGCGCCGGTGGCGCGGCCTCTGGACCTACCTCCCGGATCTCACCTTCCGCGGCGTCCCGCCCGCCAAGGTCGAATCGGCGCTCGCCAGTTTCGCTGcttcgccggcggtgtccctcCTCGACATCTGCATCCGGGTGGGACATACAGCCGCCCAAGCCAACTCGTTGCTGCGCGCCGCCGCTATAGTCTCTCCAGCGGAGCTATTCTTCGACTTCCCGGGGTCTAGTAAGTTAGTTTTGAGCCACATGGACCGCATCGAGCTGCCCTGCTTCGACCGCACCATATCGATCAAGCTGGAGACCTGGCTCTGCGTCATGCCGCCGCCGGCCGGCGAGTTCACTGCGCTGGAGAGGCTGTCCCTCAAAGCCTGCATCCTGGACCTTGGGACCTTTACGCCACAGTCAGCCGGCGAGTTCCCCGCGCTCAAGACGCTGGCCCTTGACGGCAACATTGTCGACCTTGGCACCTTCCTGAACCGCTGCCCACGATTGCGCAACATCAGTATCACCTTTCATGGTGTTGAGCCCGACTCACACAAACCAGCGCTGGCCACACTCGAAGCTGTGGCGGCACACGGTGGTGTCTCGGTGTCCCTACTCGGCATCCACCTCTGTAGTGCACATGGTACCGATGCCACCCTTCTCCGCGCCGCAGCGAGGCTTTCCCCGCAAGAGCTCGTCTTCACTCACCTAATTGACACACTATATGACCAGAAGTATAGAGATGTCGACCTGCCCTGTTTTCCCAATGCCGTCTCGATCAAGATTAAACTGTATCAAATCTGCTTCACACGGCTTCTTGGTGGCAAGTTCTCCAAGCTCGACAGTATGATCCTTAAAAAATGCATCATCAACGACCTTAGCACCTTGGTTTCCCTCTGCCCATGCCTTCGTGTGCTGAAGGTGAAGGCAGCTATGTCCAAATGTGAGATCACGATCCACTCAACATCGCTGCAGGAGCTTGTCCTGGATTACTATACGGAATGCCGTGGTGTTGACATTGTGACTCCCATGCTTAAGCAATTGACTATGGATTTTGAGGCCGACAAAGACATCAATGTGTTCATATCGGCACCAATGCTGGAGAATGTCTCGTTGGAACGCTCTTATACAGGTTTGCCCATTGTGTTTGGTTTTTGGCACCTTCACTCTCTGAGCTTAGATAGACAGAGGTTTGTCACAAACAACCATGCCCTGTATGTTTTCATGTATGCTTTGGTATGTCTTTTGCCCTGCTCAATTTACTTGATTTACTGGCTAAATTGGTTTTATGTATGA
- the LOC123168775 gene encoding codeine O-demethylase — protein sequence MADESWRLPNSVQQLAATVQEPPSQYLLREHEGLDGHLAGAELPEQIPTIDLGLLSASNDAEEATKLRSALQSWRFFKVSNHGMETSMLDSVMTATREFFHLPLEEKKKCSNLIDGKHFQVEGYGNDQVKTQHQILDWSDRLHLRIEPEGGRNLAHWPTHPKSFRDDLHKYALKCKRIKGDILRAIAKLLELDEDSLVNQFNSNARTYSRFNYFPPCPRPDLVLGVKPHADFSVLTVLLMDKDVAGLQYLRDGTWYNVPAVCNHTLLINIGFAMEIMTNGIFTGPVHRVVTNADKERISVAMFYGVDPDQEIGPIAHLLSHEQPARYRKMKAKDLLVAQLDHFSQGRGARIADAFKI from the exons ATGGCTGATGAGTCATGGAGGTTGCCAAACTCGGTGCAGCAACTGGCTGCAACTGTGCAGGAGCCGCCGAGCCAGTACTTGCTCAGAGAGCATGAAGGTCTTGACGGGCACCTGGCTGGTGCCGAGTTGCCAGAGCAGATCCCAACCATAGATCTCGGCCTGCTATCAGCATCCAACGATGCGGAGGAAGCCACCAAGCTACGATCTGCGTTGCAGAGCTGGCGATTCTTCAAG GTTTCTAACCATGGAATGGAGACCTCTATGCTGGATTCTGTGATGACTGCAACAAGGGAATTTTTTCACCTACCGCTTGAAGAGAAGAAGAAATGCAGTAACCTGATAGATGGGAAACATTTCCAGGTAGAAGGGTATGGAAATGACCAGGTGAAAACTCAACATCAGATTTTAGACTGGTCTGATCGACTGCATCTTAGAATTGAGCCAGAGGGTGGGAGAAACCTTGCACATTGGCCAACACATCCCAAATCTTTCAG GGATGATCTGCACAAATACGCATTGAAATGCAAGAGAATCAAAGGCGACATCCTTCGGGCAATAGCCAAGCTTTTGGAGCTTGATGAAGACTCCCTCGTTAATCAGTTTAACAGTAACGCCCGCACTTATTCTAGATTCAACTACTTCCCGCCGTGTCCAAGACCTGATCTTGTCCTGGGCGTCAAGCCTCACGCGGATTTCTCTGTTCTCACGGTTCTTCTCATGGACAAAGATGTCGCTGGGCTGCAATATCTTAGAGATGGAACCTGGTACAATGTTCCAGCTGTGTGTAACCACACCTTGCTGATCAACATTGGTTTTGCAATGGAG ATAATGACCAACGGGATCTTCACAGGGCCAGTGCATAGAGTTGTGACTAATGCCGATAAAGAGAGGATATCAGTGGCCATGTTCTATGGTGTGGACCCTGATCAAGAGATTGGGCCAATAGCTCATCTGTTGAGTCATGAGCAACCGGCACGGTACAGGAAAATGAAGGCCAAGGACTTACTAGTCGCGCAACTTGACCATTTCTCTCAAGGCCGAGGAGCACGAATTGCCGATGCATTCAAGATCTAA
- the LOC123170544 gene encoding protein SRG1, whose product MADAEPWKTVKIPPIVQELATGVQEPPSRYVIAEHNRPAVAGSEMPDPIPIVDLSRLSDNCADEVAKLRSALENWGLFLAVGHGMEPSFLGEVMGVARDFFKLPLEEKQKYSNLVNGNEVRIEGYGNDMVVSEKQILDWCDRLYIIVEPENRRIYSLWPTQPPSFRDILSEYTVRCRKIANLFLQNLAKLLDLHEDYFVNMFDENALTYARLNYYPNCPKPDHVFGMKPHTDASVITIVFIDDNVSGLQLQKDGVWYNIPILPNALLVNVGDVMEIMSNGFFKSPIHRVVTNAEKERLSLVMFYTMNPEKEIEPLSELVDEKRPRRYRKTTTNDYIAQLFETFARGTLAIDTVKI is encoded by the exons ATGGCTGATGCAGAGCCATGGAAGACAGTCAAGATACCCCCGATTGTGCAGGAGCTGGCGACCGGTGTGCAGGAGCCACCGAGCCGGTATGTGATCGCTGAGCACAACCGCCCCGCCGTGGCTGGTTCTGAGATGCCCGATCCCATACCCATCGTCGATCTCAGCCGGCTGTCTGACAACTGTGCTGATGAGGTTGCCAAGCTGCGGTCCGCCTTGGAGAACTGGGGCCTGTTCCTG GCTGTTGGGCATGGAATGGAGCCAAGTTTTCTTGGTGAGGTGATGGGAGTGGCTAGGGATTTTTTCAAGCTCCCACTGGAAGAGAAGCAGAAGTACTCGAACCTGGTGAACGGCAATGAAGTCAGGATCGAGGGTTACGGGAACGACATGGTCGTATCTGAGAAGCAGATCCTGGACTGGTGTGACCGTCTCTACATCATAGTGGAACCTGAGAATCGAAGAATCTACAGCTTGTGGCCAACACAGCCTCCATCCTTCAG AGATATTCTGAGTGAGTACACGGTCAGGTGCCGTAAGATCGCCAACCTTTTCCTCCAGAACCTGGCCAAGCTACTAGATTTACACGAGGACTACTTCGTCAACATGTTCGACGAGAATGCCTTGACATACGCCAGGTTAAACTACTATCCTAACTGTCCAAAGCCGGACCACGTCTTCGGCATGAAGCCCCACACCGATGCCTCGGTGATCACAATCGTCTTCATCGATGATAATGTCAGCGGGCTCCAGCTTCAGAAAGATGGCGTCTGGTACAACATACCCATTCTTCCGAATGCATTACTCGTGAACGTGGGAGATGTAATGGAG ATAATGAGCAATGGATTCTTCAAGAGCCCGATTCACAGGGTTGTGACCAATGCAGAGAAAGAGAGGCTATCTTTGGTGATGTTCTACACGATGAACCCGGAGAAGGAGATTGAGCCACTGTCAGAGCTGGTGGATGAGAAAAGACCGAGGCGGTACAGGAAGACAACGACTAATGACTACATAGCACAACTCTTCGAAACTTTTGCTAGGGGGACACTAGCTATCGACACGGTGAAGATCTGA